From Plasmodium cynomolgi strain B DNA, chromosome 9, whole genome shotgun sequence:
CATTTTAGCGCACTCCGTACTGACAAACAGAAGTGATCATTTTCGCTCCAATGTCATTTTGgacaaattaatttcttgTTTTGTCGTTTTATCTTCCGATTTATAACGCTCATCTGGACGTACATTCGTATCAGGAATACTGAGGTGTGTCATGTGAgggttttttctcctctacTCCCCCGATGATCTCCCCGGAGAGGCTGCGCAGGCTAAGTTAAGCCACGCCTCGACTAGACACACTGCAGGCCACCTGTACAGACCACACTTCTCCTAAAAAGAAGTTATACTCAATTAACCCCCACGGTGCTGCAAAAACATCACAGACAGGATGAAGAACAACCTGATGCTCTCACTTAACAACGCCAAGGATTACCTGAAAAGCCGAAACGAAAATGGCCAATCCGTGTACAACCACATATGCGACgtgataaattttatcatagTGGAGAAGCCAGAAAAGTGTTATGAGCATTTCGAAATGATCTCTAGTCATATaaaggaaagtaaaaaaggggactctGTTTCAGCTCCATCTGCCACATCAcatgcttcttcttcccaccGCGGAAAGGGCAAAACATCCAACGATCCCAACCTGAGGGATGTCAATTTAGACAACTATATACTGCACGActacataaaaaacaaaaaggactggctagccaaaataaaattctcaCTCCAGCAGAAAGTGCAGCCCAAACTTACCcaattaccttttttaaaaaatttttacgacCAAGTGAAATTAATTAACTGGGCAGGATATCACATAGGAAGCGATTCTGTTTGGCTCATCAATAAATctgtaaaaaatgttctcgaaaaatataaaaatgaattgaCTTCTCTACATTTCTGGGGAATCCtcaaaggggtaaaaaacaACTACTATATTTTGGAAGGGCTTCTAAAGGGAGATTCCAGTTTCCTATTTcagaagaaagggaaaaaatccGCACCTTCGGAGGACTCGAATGGGGGGGAGTCCTCCAATAGCGCAGGGTCCGCATCATCAGAGGGGGGCAAGCAGGAAGAGGACGACGAAAAGGGCGATGAAGAAGACGATGAAAAAGACGATGAAGAAGACgatgaagaagacgaagaagacgatgaagaagatgaCGAAGACCAGGAGGACCTAAATAAGAACCACAAAAAATCAACAAatcgaaaggggaaaaataaatcaacgGATAACCAACAGCtgaaatacaaaaaggaagacttTGTCACCTTCAATAAGAGGGTCAATAGACACGTCTACTGGGCATCCGTGAACGGAACGGATGAATGGGTTCTCCTAAAACCTACGACACCAGAGTACATCCAAATGGCTAGTAAAACGAATAAAATGCTGATGGGagatatgaacaaaataataactgCCTTCCCAAACATTGCcataaaggaaaagcacTACCTCAGAGCACTCATTTCGCTCATATCGTCCTACACGCACATATCGCCTAGGAAGTATTACATCACCAGggggacagaaaaaaaacggggacctgggaaggcaaaaaagggagggaaaaatcaAAGCAGTGATAAAGATGAAGGCGATGAAGGCGATGAAGACGATGAAGACGAAGACGATGATGAACTGGGTTACTCCGATGCGtctaacgaaaaaaatgactatTCTAGTGAAACCaaagatgaaaatgaaaGTAGTGAAAATGGTGAAGAGCAGGAGGGAGATGAAGGTGGAGACAAACGGAACGGAGATGTTGACCATGACAATGGCAACGACGATGCTAGGGATGATACCCTaatcgaaaataaaaagttccAATTCGATGCAAATGCTCTTTCACGATTAGAAAACTGGGTTCACTGCAAACATAGCTTCCTGCCAAATGGACATGTCTGCTACCCCAAAGATAGACGCAGGAAAAATGGGGGACGAGGAAGTAACGCCAAAATGAGACACATCATTAAACATAACCCACCTCTGAAAATACTGAGAGGCATTAATGCACAAAAGGAAAACCAAGTTGGTCCCACGTGGAAAGTGAAGCACCTCAATCCTGGACACTACTACGGACCTCATAGTCTCCACTACGACGTAATAGTCctatacaattttattttttatggcgCCTTTACTGTTTACTCAAataggcaattttttaacttctaCATTGGAAATGGGATAAAATCGAAGCACTCGTTTATTCATACTTACCAGCCTGGAAAAATCGAATCGGACGAAAGTGAGTTGTCCGAGGTGGACCACTCAAGCTGAGGGGAACACCACACCCTCTTTGCGGTGAAATggacccaaaaaaaaaaggaaaatttatatatgcatatgatgTGGTCTTTGTTCCAGCtccgtatttttttctttttttttctaccctgTCGTAATGACGTTGCTTTGCCACTACACGCTGGTGTGAGCAAGTTTGCCTTTGTTGCTTCCATAGGACATCATTTTGGAGGTACCAACATACATGGTCACTTTCGAAATAGAACCGTATAATGCACACAAAATcggttaaaaaatattacgcTACATAGGGGTGAGAATATAACGGTAATATTGTGCTCACCATTGGATGGTACGCAGCGCTAAGTTGGTGCCATCCCTCCACACGCTAATGTCTTATGCCGTATGACGACGTGTTGGAAGCGACTCCTCATGGGAGGAGAAGTAAATGACCAAATGGACTTCAAACAGGTTTGAAAATGTTAAACAGGTTACGTTCGTTGTTAAAGTGTACGCTGAATTTTCTATCATAAGGGAggacatacaaaaaaaaaaaaaaaatatatataaaaagagcCAACAAACGGGGCCACACTACGGGAGACAAACTCACAGGTAGGGGATTTCCAAAGCTCCTCTCTTCACTCAAAGGAGGTGCCTTCACCAACAGGTTGCTTAAaacgttgaaaaaaaaaaaaggcaagagCAATATTTTCAAAGGTGCCTTTCCCACATAGCTTTCACATCggcttcaattttttccctctcaaTTTCGTCCCTCGCTTGCGTATTGGCTTCCATTTCATGTCAGCTTGGATAATGAGCTACGTTTGTGTTGGATCAAATGGGTCATACTCCAAACGGacatgcataaaaaaaggcacagaCTGCTTCTTCCCACTGTTAGTATAAAATATCGATCCCAGGTCACACTAGTTCCACCATTTAACCAGGCCTAGCCCGTCCTGCTGCACGGTGCCCTTCAAAAGGGGATTACACACGAACGGGTGAGGAGGTAGCATGCGcgtggaggagaagaagaagaagaaatccCCCAATGACAACGCGATGTGCGGACAAATCGTATAGCCGTGCCGCCATTTGGCTGCCCTATCTTACCGTTATGGACATCGATGGCGTCGTCTCATCCTTCCGCATCTCGTTGGGGTCTGCATAAAGTGCAAGTTCATTTATCCGTGTGTCGCCGCATTTGTGTGCTCATGTAGTACACGCCTTcacatgcacatgcgcataggttgaagttttttttttttttttttttttttattttcccccccttgcctACCGCTAAAATAGGTGTCCAGCACCCGCACCCTGATCAACTCAtcttttgtgtaaaaaaattttatccccTCGTATGTCCAGAAccactccttcttctccataTCACTAAGGggaaaacgcaaaaatgtgcaaaaaaaaaaggtgtggTCATTCAAGCAGGGTCATCATAGAGGGTCATTCAAGCAGGGTCATTCATAGAGGGTCATTCACAGAGGGTCATTCACAGGAAGGTCATTCCCACTGCTACCACTCCCAAgtcgttcatttttatccGCATCAAAAAgaaggcatttttttgtttatccctCTCGTAGCTCTCATCGTACAACTCCTTGGGCTCCCTCAAATTGGCACAGTTCACCCGGATGTTCTCGAAGAAGCCTATGCTGACTGCAAACGAATGGAGGGAGTACCATGTTTCTCGTGTGGTGTCCCCATTTGGAGTGTGTCCCCCCGGTAGGCACTGCATACGTGGGGCgctacatatgcacacataaaaacatataactTATTCTACGCGTGCACCTTGCCCTGTCGGCGTGTGTCCTACTTATGATCCCATTCGAGTCGGAATTTTTAACGAAGCCCtcaataatttcattttcaaaCGGATGGAAATATACCAGCCTGAAAATTACGTCAAATCGAATCTCCCCTGTTCCTTTTAGAATCTCCCTATTCTTCACCTCCAGTATGTCGTACAGGCCAACACACAGACCCACATTTTGCAGCAccttaaaaagggggaaagaaaattgttGCAAATGTCAGGTCGCTTTAAATGGTTCACACTGAAATGGGTTTACCCCCTTCGCTTGAATAATGTGCTGCATAACTTGGCTGACCGCTACACGCAGAGGAAAAAagtgtcacttttttttttttttttttctcccctcccccacaCACTATGCTCCTTTACTCCCGGTTCACTACCGCTTTCATAACGGATTCTCCCGCAGCTCACAATCGTACCTTGTCGACATACTTGGCCCTTATCAAAAATTCAATCACAGTTTTTAACTCCTCCTCCATAAAATGGGGTTCAATCTTTATCACGTCCTCTATGCGAAACAGGGAGAACATCCTTGACggttaaaaatggggaaaaactGGGGGGCCTTCTTCCCTACTTACGTAGGTTCGTGCTTTCACAAAGGGGTAATAATCATACACCTCTGTATGCATATGCTCACTAGGTAAACTACTGCTGGTAAAAAGTGGGCTGCTCTCgtgaggaaagaaaaaccaACACCGAAAACGCCATTTTTTACGCTATATACTGTTTGGGCCCCACACGCCAAGTGAACGTTTCACGCAGGTGTTATCTCACTTGGATGTATGAAACAGTGAGCGGTTAAAAATggtggggtgaaaaaaagtgttctTTATGTAACGCTCTCCATGTGATGCTCTCCATGTAACGCTCTCCATGTGATGCTCTCCATGTAACGCTCTCCATGTGATGCTCTCCATGTAACGCTCTCCATGTAACGCTCTCCACGTAATGCCCTCCACGTAATGCCCAATCCGTCTGAACATCCCTCCGCGTATCTTAACACGGTAAATTATCGTCGCCCACTCGCTTGCCCTGCGCCACGTGCCCCTCGTTAATTCCccgacatttttttttcatttttacgccCCTTCATCAGCCCCTTTCCTGCATAACATGGTTTCGCTTCAGTCCCACCGTCCGCGGGCGCGCagaggcaatttttttaacacgtGAAACTTTTACAAATGCTGAAGCAGTTggtacgtttttttccttccactgGCTAACTATCCCCAattggatattttttttttttttttttttttttttttttccccttttaagtATATAGAACACACGCATTTTGAGCCTCAAACTTTctgctccccccctccatCATCATCACTTACCTATACCTTCACCGCCAGGAGGTTCTCTCTTAAGAGAGAACACGTGCATCACGCGTGAGCAAACGTACAAATATAGCCGCTCcccatatatatttttttttttcccccccgtgGACGTTATGCCTACATGCTCGTAAATGACCGATAAGCAAAATTTGCTTACTCTTCTGTTAGATGCCTCTCAAGTGAAAGGAAGATGGTAAGTTTACCCGTTTGGATAATACCTGCCTATGTGAAGGGGGCCACACCGAGGAATTACCTCCTCAAGAAATATTTTGCTTATCTGTCATTTCACAGAAATGATGGTACAAGTAAAGGTGCACACGGGGAGGGCCCACATAGGATGTCCCTTTTTATCTGCTCACCCTTTGCACCCCCTTCCCCGTGTGTGTGTTAACCGTCATTCTTGTgcccttcccctttgcagaTCGTCTAAGCAGAACAGCATGTCCTTCTTTGCGCGCGCCGAGTCAACTACCCCGTGCAGCTTAATCCATGTGCGCATCTTCTGCCTGCAAATCGGCACAGTTAGTTAAACACGTGATGAACATCCCCTTCCGTGTGTACTTAAGTTATCCCCCGTTCAAATCACCTGACATGTAACCACTTCCTCGGGAGAAGAGACCAAAGCTCAGCATCTTCGCCACGTTGTCTCATACTTCGGTCAGTACAATAGTGCACATCACCAGAACGCGCTCCGCCACTGCCAAGCAACCCACACAGACACACAGACACAGACACACACATCGCTCAACtaaatgatgaagaaaaaatgaaaaaatggaaagggaaaagaagatGGCACATAAATATCATTCTGATGTTCATTCATCAGTTCTTTGACAGGATAAACTACTCCATGAGAAACACCTTTCTCCATGAccattacatatatttgaagtttaaaaaaaacaaagtcaTCGGTTTATTATCCATTATTAATTCGTCAGTATGTTTAATCATTACCCCCTTGGTTGGGTACTACTGCGACAAGCATAAAAAAGACAGGAAGAAAATGCTGCAGGTTATATCTGTGTCCTACCTCCTGGTGAATATCATTCACTACATGTTCATACGCACCAACAGTTTGGGCCTCATCATATTTGTCACTGCTGTAACGAAGATGCTGCACGAGTGTTCCCACGTGATTACGGAATCGATCTTCATAGAGAGCATAGACCGCGGTGAGTCCCTCCGCCTGAGCAGCGCGTCTCTGCGCCTGTGCGCCTGTGCACCCTTACCTATGCACTCGTGCCTATGCACCCCTACCTATACACCCATACATTCACACCCATACCTTCACACCCATACCTCCCCCCACATGCGCATGTGCACCCGCCCCACAGGCAAAAAGAGCATCATCTTTACCTACCAGAAACTCATAAGCACAGTGGCCACCATGCTaggaccttttttttgtctcatCCTATTCTATGTGTATAATGACAAgtggaacataaaaaatatttttgttattttccaGTTTTCCATATTAACAATCCTGCCACAGACTCTCATAAGTTTCTTATGGCAGAACAATGCTGTGGATCCGGTTAAGAGTCTCGAGGAGACAGAACTGAtctccaaaaaaaacgataagaAGCGCGTTTTTTGGCTCTCCACAAGTCATATACCGTACATTGTTTTCGTTTCTCACATTATTACCCTAGCTGGGGCAGGTAGACCTTCTTGTCCACGGGTGGGGACGTAATCCCCCCAGTGTGCCCTTACACAACTGATTAGGAGGCTCTCCACGTGATGCGCCTAGCTCACCCGTGCACGCCGCAATACCATTCCtgcttgctcatttttgcatccccCCGCAGGCATGACGTTCAAATACTTCTCCCTGTTTCTCAAGTCCGAATATAAAGTGTCGCCAATGCTCATGTGCGTTCTCAACATCGTCATCCCAGTCCTCCTCACCTTTTTCACCTACagtaaaatttgaaaaggaaaaaggagaccCCCGCGCGGAGGAGAAGCGCCTTCGTGGGGGCGTACCTTTACACAAATgggtgcatatttatattcacatttatattcatgttcatatatatatatattcatgttcattctcttttttttttttttttctttttcccgcAGTTTCGCAAAAGCTGTCCAAGTCGCTGGGCCGGGCCCAGGTTTCCCTCTTCTTCACGACCATTGgctttttgtaataattttaaa
This genomic window contains:
- a CDS encoding hypothetical protein (putative), which translates into the protein MKNNLMLSLNNAKDYLKSRNENGQSVYNHICDVINFIIVEKPEKCYEHFEMISSHIKESKKGDSGKTSNDPNLRDVNLDNYILHDYIKNKKDWLAKIKFSLQQKVQPKLTQLPFLKNFYDQVKLINWAGYHIGSDSVWLINKSVKNVLEKYKNELTSLHFWGILKGVKNNYYILEGLLKGDSSFLFQKKGKKSAPSEDSNGGESSNSAGSASSEGGKQEEDDEKGDEEDDEKDDEEDDEEDEEDDEEDDEDQEDLNKNHKKSTNRKGKNKSTDNQQLKYKKEDFVTFNKRVNRHVYWASVNGTDEWVLLKPTTPEYIQMASKTNKMLMGDMNKIITAFPNIAIKEKHYLRALISLISSYTHISPRKYYITRGTEKKRGPGKAKKGGKNQSSDKDEGDEGDEDDEDEDDDELGYSDASNEKNDYSSETKDENESSENGEEQEGDEGGDKRNGDVDHDNGNDDARDDTLIENKKFQFDANALSRLENWVHCKHSFLPNGHVCYPKDRRRKNGGRGSNAKMRHIIKHNPPLKILRGINAQKENQVGPTWKVKHLNPGHYYGPHSLHYDVIVLYNFIFYGAFTVYSNRQFFNFYIGNGIKSKHSFIHTYQPGKIESDESELSEVDHSS
- a CDS encoding RNA polymerase Rpb7 N-terminal domain containing protein (putative), which encodes MFSLFRIEDVIKIEPHFMEEELKTVIEFLIRAKYVDKVLQNVGLCVGLYDILEVKNREILKGTGEIRFDVIFRLVYFHPFENEIIEGFVKNSDSNGIIISIGFFENIRVNCANLREPKEFDMEKKEWFWTYEGIKFFYTKDELIRVRVLDTYFSDPNEMRKDETTPSMSITGTVQQDGLGLVKWWN
- a CDS encoding hypothetical protein (putative); translated protein: MKKWKGKRRWHINIILMFIHQFFDRINYSMRNTFLHDHYIYLKFKKNKVIGLLSIINSSVCLIITPLVGYYCDKHKKDRKKMLQVISVSYLLVNIIHYMFIRTNSLGLIIFVTAVTKMLHECSHVITESIFIESIDRGKKSIIFTYQKLISTVATMLGPFFCLILFYVYNDKWNIKNIFVIFQFSILTILPQTLISFLWQNNAVDPVKSLEETELISKKNDKKRVFWLSTSHIPYIVFVSHIITLAGAVKFEKEKGDPRAEEKRL